One window of Toxotes jaculatrix isolate fToxJac2 chromosome 19, fToxJac2.pri, whole genome shotgun sequence genomic DNA carries:
- the LOC121199694 gene encoding potassium voltage-gated channel subfamily S member 3-like, producing the protein MGYGQFLHRRGNEEDQVHLNVGGVRHEVDPDMLLRFPHTRLARLLHCQSEAAILELCDDYSPAEKEYYFDRNPRVFLCVLNFYQTGQIHMMEELCVFSFSQEIEYWGIQELHLSTCCSNWYHERKEYIEDRDWDIRSDDQQPSFDSSFEELSALDKDLAKFKGAWCAEVRSYIWLRLEDPGHSTASKVIAVASLTVVLTSIVAMCVHSMPEFQRVDDNERPIEDPVLTILEEICIACFSAEFIIRLIVAPSCRKFLGNPLNIIDVASILPFYATLALETADEESAEENEDIENVGKVVQVLRLMRVLRILKLARHSIGLRALGATVRHSYHEVGLLLLFLSVGISIFSALIYFAEKEEEYTDLGTIPSGWWWATITMTTVGYGDTCPVTLAGKIVATLCIICGLLVVALPITIIFNKFSKYYQRNKVMEGHCITKPERQDPELPYYSIRDLFTESVYPFIGGITFRDSESSAGDDTDASSLKDIEVYDNDTCENGAAK; encoded by the coding sequence ATGGGGTATGGGCAATTCCTCCACCGGCGTGGGAATGAGGAAGACCAGGTCCATCTCAATGTGGGAGGGGTGCGACATGAAGTTGATCCAGACATGCTGCTCCGCTTCCCTCACACACGCCTGGCTCGTCTCCTCCACTGCCAAAGCGAGGCGGCGATCCTGGAGCTGTGTGATGACTACAGCCCGGCCGAGAAGGAGTACTACTTTGACAGGAATCCCCGGGTTTTCCTCTGCGTGCTCAACTTCTACCAAACGGGACAAATCCACatgatggaggagctgtgtgttttctccttcaGCCAGGAGATCGAGTACTGGGGCATTCAGGAGCTCCACCTGAGCACCTGCTGTAGCAACTGGTACCACGAGAGGAAGGAATACATCGAGGACAGAGACTGGGACATCAGGAGTGACGACCAGCAGCCAAGCTTTGACTCTTCCTTCGAGGAGCTCTCTGCTCTGGACAAAGACCTGGCCAAGTTCAAAGGTGCCTGGTGTGCAGAAGTGAGGAGCTACATTTGGCTCAGGCTAGAGGATCCAGGTCACTCCACGGCCTCAAAAGTCATCGCCGTGGCTTCTCTGACCGTGGTCTTGACCTCTATTGTTGCCATGTGTGTACACAGCATGCCTGAGTTCCAGCGTGTGGATGACAATGAGAGGCCCATCGAAGACCCTGTCCTCACCATCCTGGAGGAGATCTGCATCGCCTGCTTCTCTGCCGAGTTCATCATCAGGCTGATTGTTGCACCCTCCTGCAGGAAGTTCCTCGGAAACCCCTTAAACATCATCGATGTTGCTTCCATTTTGCCATTTTACGCCACTTTAGCTCTTGAGACAGCTGACGAGGAGAGCGCGGAGGAGAACGAGGACATTGAGAACGTGGGGAAAGTGGTGCAGGTTCTGCGCCTCATGAGGGTTCTCCGAATTCTCAAACTGGCTCGTCACTCCATTGGGTTGCGAGCGCTGGGCGCCACTGTCCGTCACAGCTACCATGAGGTGggtcttcttctcctcttcctctcagtggGGATCTCCATCTTTTCTGCCCTCATCTACTttgcagagaaggaggaggagtacaCAGATTTGGGGACCATCCCTTCAGGCTGGTGGTGGGCGACAATCACCATGACCACAGTCGGTTATGGTGACACCTGCCCCGTGACGCTGGCAGGAAAGATAGTGGCCACCTTGTGTATCATCTGTGGTCTGTTAGTGGTGGCTCTGCCCATCACCATTATCTTTAATAAGTTTTCAAAGTACTATCAAAGAAACAAAGTCATGGAGGGTCACTGTATCACTAAGCCTGAAAGACAAGACCCAGAGCTCCCTTATTATAGCATCAGAGACTTGTTCACAGAGAGCGTGTATCCCTTCATTGGCGGTATCACCTTTAGGGACAGTGAGAGCAGTGCAGGGGACGATACAGATGCCTCCAGTCTCAAAGACATAGAGGTGTATGATAATGACACTTGTGAAAATGGGGCAGCAAAATGA